From a single Canis aureus isolate CA01 chromosome 5, VMU_Caureus_v.1.0, whole genome shotgun sequence genomic region:
- the PROSER2 gene encoding proline and serine-rich protein 2, which translates to MPVNRQQSDSSDMDSDVSPSCGLSDLSRGDSLGSRSSSSRSRSLTLDDESLKYLTHEEKDVILFFEETIDSLEDDFEEQVECDSGLHCHSPGTLEESASGTSEPGDVIDLVQPAPPKAEEPECLPAATETAGAGPVAKEDTPDVVVECRKPEAGGPPSPGSAAPEAPPVLPARPVATAATSPRKELLAPPAEHPKLPRSVPTPLVIAQKMSEKLAGSEALAPPSPSKESKPGDWRTLPSGAPRNGDPCLWPRPTAQPTPKIHRFPSNISVTNSAGKEFNKTISKAAVNVQERKARVLANINGVSFLSPGAAGADPAELGRSSSPEPGPRGPSKPMGPAQEAASTRAGLQPGTQQSRGVQTEHCLPLANGFQSIHDMLRSEPSTLVSTGKTVTFRADPALATKLARQDASKSFYEPRQPGCGQDARKRSGSLPRAVGFRPQGITVQFSGRGSTEEARREALRKLGLLKENL; encoded by the exons GATGATGAGAGCCTGAAGTACCTGACACATGAGGAAAAGGATGTCATCCTGTTTTTCGAAGAGACCATTGATTCCCTGGAAGATGACTTTGAGGAGCAAGTCGAGTGTGACAGCGGCCTACACTGCCACTCTCCGGGGACCCTGGAGGAGAGCGCTTCTGGAACCTCAGAGCCAGGAGATGTCATCGATTTGGTGCAGCCAGCACCCCCCAAGGCCGAGGAACCTGAGTGCCTCCCAGCTGCGACCGAGACAGCAG GGGCTGGTCCTGTCGCGAAGGAAGACACCCCCGATGTCGTCGTGGAATGCAGGAAACCAGAAGCAGGGGGTCCTCCCTCACCAGGCTCTGCGGCCCCAGAGGCCCCTCCCGTGCTGCCCGCCCGGCCTGTGGCCACCGCCGCGACATCCCCCAGGAAGGAGCTGCTGGCCCCTCCCGCAGAGCACCCCAAACTGCCCCGCTCTGTCCCCACCCCGCTGGTGATCGCTCAGAAAATGTCTGAGAAGCTGGCAGGAAGTGAGGCACTTGCACCCCCGTCCCCCTCCAAGGAGAGCAAGCCTGGGGACTGGAGGACCCTGCCTTCGGGGGCCCCTCGGAATGGGGAcccctgcctgtggcccagaCCCACGGCGCAGCCCACGCCCAAGATCCACCGCTTCCCGAGCAACATCAGCGTGACCAACAGCGCAGGCAAGGAGTTCAACAAGACCATCTCCAAAGCGGCCGTCAACGTGCAGGAGCGGAAGGCCCGGGTCCTGGCCAACATCAACGGCGTCTCCTTCCTGTcgccgggggccgcgggggcagaCCCCGCCGAGCTGGGGAGGAGCAGCTCTCCggagccggggccgcggggcccgaGCAAGCCGATGGGCCCGGCCCAGGAGGCCGCGTCCACGCGGGCGGGCTTGCAGCCAGGCACTCAGCAGTCCAGAGGCGTGCAGACAGAGCACTGCTTGCCCCTGGCCAACGGCTTCCAGAGTATTCATGACATGCTCAGGAGTGAGCCCAGCACCTTGGTCTCGACCGGGAAGACTGTCACCTTCCGTGCAGACCCGGCGCTTGCCACCAAACTGGCACGCCAGGATGCCAGCAAGAGCTTCTACGAGCCCCGGCAGCCGGGCTGCGGCCAGGATGCTCGGAAGCGCTCGGGCTCGCTGCCCCGTGCTGTGGGCTTCAGGCCCCAGGGCATCACCGTCCAGTTCTCCGGCCGCGGCTCGACGGAGGAGGCCCGCCGCGAGGCCCTGCGGAAGCTCGGCCTTCTGAAGGAGAACTTGTGa